The region CCTACGTCGGCACCCGCAAGGTCTTCGAGGCCGCCGGCTTCGAGCTGGCCATGCGCACCGAGGCGACCTCGGCCGGCTTCCCCCGCGTGATCATGCGTCGCAACGCCTGACCCGAGCCGACCCGAGCCGGCCAGACCTGACGGCGGACAGCGCGCCGACTCGCCCGACCGCCGCACCGCTTGCTACCTTTAGTCGCGTAATTCACTGCATTAATGGGACGGAGTGGTCATGGCGCCGATGGGGACGAACGAGGGCGACTGTCGGGTCGTGGTGGTCGGTGCGGGCGCCGGCGGCACGCTGGTCGCGACGCACCTGGTGACCGCGCTCTCCTCCCGGTTCCGCGTCGAGCTGGTCGACCCGGCTCCCACCACCGGGCGCGGCCAGGCCTACTCCACCACCGACGAGCGCCACCTCCTCAACGTCCCGGCCTCCGGCATGAGCGCCTTCCCGCGCGACCCGGAGCACTTCCTGCGGTGGCTGCGCAACCACCACGACCCGAAGTTCCAGCCCCACGACTTCGCGCCGCGTGCCGTCTTCGGTCGCTACATCGAGAGCCTGCTGACCACCGCGACGGAGTTCCCCGGCAATGCCCGGCTCGTACGCCGTCGCGCCGAGGTGGTCGACATCGCCGGGTCCGGCAGCGGCTTCGTCGTCGACCTCTCCGACGGCGAGCGGCTCGAGGCCCGCGCCGTCGTGCTCGCCACCAGCAGCCGTCCCGGGACCGCGTGGGCGCCCGCCGAGCTCGCCGCGGACGCGCGGCTCATCGCCGACCCCTGGACCCAGCCGATCCCCGAGGTGGGCGACGTGCTGATGCTCGGCTCCGGCCTGACGATGGTCGACCTGGCGATCAGCGCCGACCGGCCCGACCGCACGGTCCACGTGGTCTCGCGCACCGACGCCGTGCCGCAGCCGCACGTGCTCCCCACCACTCCCCCGGTGCCGCCGCCGCCGGGCATCACCCGCACGCAGGGACTCGACGCCCTGCGCGCCACGCTCGACGCCCACGTCGAGGAGACCGTCGACACGACCGGCGACTGGCGCGCGGCCATCGACGGCCTGCGCCCGGTCACGGCGCAGGTCTGGCGCGGGCTCTCCGACGCCGACAAGCGCCGCTTCATCGGCGAGGACGCCCGCCGCTGGGACGTCCACCGCCACCGGATGGCCCCGGCCACCGCACGCCGCTTCGACGCGATCGGGGACGCCGGCCGGATGCGGCGCCACCGCGGCACCATCGCCGGCGTGCGCGCCGACGCCAGCGCCCTGCAGGTGACGCTCGACGACGGCACCACCCTGCGCGTCGCCGCCGTCGTCAACTGCACCGGGCCGTCCGGCTCGATCGCCACCGACCCGCTGCTCTCCCGCCTGGCGCAGACCGGGCTGGTCCGGCCCGGCCCGGCCGGGCTCGGCATCGACACCACCGACGACGGCCGGATCCTCGGCACGCTCCCCGACACCGTGCCGTTCCTGGCCGTCGGGTCGCTGCGCAAGGGCAACCTGTGGGAGTCCACGGCGATGCCCGAGATCCGCGAGCAGGCCTACGACGTCGCGCGGGTGGTGAGCCGCTCGATGCATGGCGAGTCCCGGCGCCGCCCGGTCGACCCCTACGGCCTCACGCTCTCCACCGGCACCGACGCCGCCGACCGCTACAACGCCGCCCTCGGCCGGCTCCTGCGCCTCCAGGGCGGGGTCGAGGAGGGCCTCGCCGAGGCCGTCGCCGCCGACGAGGGCTTCGTCCAGGCCCACGCCGCACTCGCGCTGCTGGGCCACGAGTGGGGCACCAACACGCACTGGGCGGCCTCGCTGCGAGCCGCGCACCGGGCCGCGGCCGAGCGCCACCTCGACGACCGCGAGAGCTCGTTCCTCGACGCGGTGACCACCCGCCTGCGCTCCGACGAGGCCACCGGTGCGGCCGCTCTGCTGCGCCACGTCCGGCTGTTCCCGCGCGACGCGCTCGCCGTCAGCGTCGCCGTGCCCACGGTCGCCTTCGGCGGCCTCACGAGCGGCTCGCAGACGGGCGAGCTCGTCGAGTCGCTGGGCCGCTCCTACGGCGACGACTGGTGGTACGCCGGCCAGCTGGCGTTCGTCCGCCAGGACCAGGAGCGCTGGTCCGAGGCCGAGGAGCTGTCGTCGTACGCCCTCTCCGTCGAGCCCGCCTCCGGCCACGCCGTGCACGCCCGCGCCCACGTCTTCTACGAGACCGGCGACCACACCGCCGGACTGGCCTGGTTGGACGAGTGGATCCGCACCCGCGGCCCCGAGGCCAACCACCGCTCGCACTTCTCGTGGCACGCCGCCCTGCACGAGCTCATGCAGGACGACGTGGAGGCCGTACGCCGTCGCTGGCGCCGCGAGCTCGCGCCGTCGGTCGTCAGCGGCAGCCGGGTCGTGGTCGACAGCGGCGCCCTCCTGTGGCGCGGGCGCGTCACCGGCGCCTGGACCGAGGACCTTCCCGTCAGCGAGGTCCGCGAGCAGGCGCCCGCCGAGTGGCTGAGCGCCCCGACCACGCCGTTCGCGGCGATGCACAGCGCCGTCCTGCTCGCCGCCGACGGCGACGGCGCCGGGCTCACCGCGCTCGCCGCGCAGTCGGCGCAGAGCCAGGACGCCGTCTTCCGCGACATCGTGGCACCGCTGTGCCGCGGGCTCGAGCAGGTCGTCGAGGAGCGCTGGAACGCCGCCTCCGCCACCCTCACCGACGTCGTCCGCACGATGGCTCCCCTCGGCGGCAGCAAGGCCCAGCGCGAGGTCGTCGAGGACACGCTCGTCCACGCCCTCGCCATGGCCGGGCGCAACGCCGAGGCCGCGGCACTCCTCGACGAGCGCCTCAGCCGCCGGTCCTCGGCGCTCGACGCCCGCCGTCGGGCCGCCGTCGCCGGGACCCTCACCCGGTCGTGACCGGCACGTCGTCCGGATCGGTGGTCGGATCGGTGTTCGGGTCGGCGTTCAGCTCGGTCGCCTTCACCACGCTGGTGACGCTCGCGATCGTCGAGCTGCACACGGAGCTGGTCGCCGGGGCGGCCGCGTTCCTGGCCGCGTGGTGGCTGCTGCGCGAGGACGCTGCCTGAGGTCTCGGCCTATCCTCGGACCGTGCACAGGATCTTCACCACCAGCGTCGCCTCGGTCTACCCGCACTACGTGACCAAGGTGGAGAAGAAGGGCCGCACCCGCGCGGAGCTCGACGAGGTCATCGCGTGGCTCACCGGCTACGACGACGCGACGCTCCGGGCGCACCTCGAGCAGGAGACGACCTTCCAGGACTTCTTCGCCGACGCGACCCTCAATCCCCACGTCGACCAGATCACCGGCTCGGTGTGCGGGGTGAAGGTGCAGGAGGTCGAGGACCCGCTCATGCGGCAGATCCGCTACCTCGACAAGCTGGTCGACGAGCTCGCCAAGGGCCGGCCGATGGTCAAGGTGCTGCGCGGCTGAGCGCTCACTCCTCGCCACGCTGCCCGCGCAGCCAGGTGATCGGGTCGCCCTCGTCGACCGTGACGCCGTGGCGGCGGAGGACGTGCCGTGCGACCTGCCGGCGGGCGGCGGCGTACGTCACCACGTGGGCGAAGACGCTGCCCATCACGAAGCTCTCGGGCGGGTCGCACAACGCGTCGACCAGCCGGTCGTCCCACGCCCCGCGGGCGTCGAGGTCGCGCACGGTGGCGAGCCAGCGCGGTGCGACGGCGTCGTGACGCTCGAGCAGCTCGATCGCGCCGCGCCCGCCCCCGGTGGGGAGCTCCTCCCCCGCGATCGCGGCGAGCCAGATCTCCTTGGACGCCACCAGGTGCTCGAGCAGCTGGCCGAGCGACTCGTCGGGCCCGTCGAAGCCGAGCACCGCGAGGCCCTCGACCACCGGGGCGTCGTACGCCGACCCCGGCACGCCCTTCGCGAGGTCGATCAGGTGCCGGGTGTCGTCCAGGTCGTGGCGGACGAGGTGCTCGGTGATCGGGTTCATGGCCTGCTCCGTGGAGGTGACCCACAACGACATGGGTGGGTGGAAGTGGATGCCGTTGGGCGCGGGCAGCCAGTGCCCGGCCGCGGGGGTGCTCGGCGGGTGCCCGAACGCCCGGGCGTAGGCCCGCGCGAAGCCCTCGACCGACTCGTAGCCGGACTCGAACGCCGCGTCGGTGACGCTCGCGCCCTCGGAGAGACGCCACGCGGCCCGCTCCAGCTGGACCCGCCGGCGCAGGGCGACCGGCGGCTCGCCGGTCCCGCTCCGGACCCGGCGGTTGAAGTGGTGGGGCGAGGAGAACGCGCCCCCGGCCATGTCGGCCAGGGTGGCGTGCTCCTCGTCGAGGACGGCGTCGAGCAGCTCGCGGAGGCGGTCGCGTCCGGGCTCGCTCATGGAGCCCAGTCTGCGACACCGGCGGGCTCGGCCACCCGACCGGAATTGCGCAACGACCCCGAGGGGGTCAGGGCACCTCGAAGCGGACCGTCTTCACGGGGTTGTCGAACTCGCTCGTGCGCAGCGAGACCTGGACCTCCCAGGTGCCGTTGGTCGGCAGCACCAGGTCACCGGCGTAGATCCCCGGCCCGAGGTTGGTCAGGGCCACCTCCCCGAGGTCCACGTCGGTCGCGGACAGGCTCAGGCGTGGCGACTCGTAGCCCTCGGTGGGCCGTCCGTCGTCGTCGGTCAGCGTGATCGTGATCGTCGTGGGGCCCACCGCGAGCGGATCGAGGGTGACGTCGGCGGAGATGGCGTCGAGCTCGACCACCTGGTCCGCGCTCTGCCCCTCCCCGGAGGGCGAGGTGACCGCGACGTCGGGCTCGGGGCTGCGGTCGACGAGGAAGCCGGTGACCAGGAGCACCGCGACCAGCACGCCGGCCTCCGCGAGCGTCGTACGCACCAGGATCGACGCAGCCCCCCGGCGCTCGTCACGCGCCGTCGCCGACGCCAGGCCCGGCAGGAGCGCGAACCGGTTCCACGCGGCGACCACGATGGCGACGAGCACGATGAGCACCTTCACGAGGAGGAAGCTGCCGTAGCCCGTCTCGAGCAGCGCGCTCCACGACCCGGCCACCCGCCACGCCGTGAACGTCCCCGTGACGACCAGCAGCGCCAGGACCGCCGACGCCCAGGTCGAGAAGCGGGCGAGCACGCGCGCGCCCGCGTCGTCGCGGTCCGCGAGGTCGCGCAGCACGAGCCCGATCGCCAGCAGCCCACCCAGCCAGAGCGCGCCGGCCACGAGGTGGAGCACGTCGACGGCGATCACCAGCGCCTCGGGCGTCGTCGCGCGCGTGTGCCCGGTGAGCGACGGCGCGGCGAGCGCCACGGCGCACCCGGCGAGCACCAGCCCGGAACGCGTCCGGTCGGGAGCCGACGTCGGCAGACCCACCACGGCGAGACCGAGGCCGGCCGTGACGGCGGCGGGCACGACGTACTCCCAGGCCGAGAGCGCCGACCAGGTCGACCCCTCGCCGAGCGCCGAGGCCGGCAGGCCGAGCTGGTAGAGCGCCACCATCGGCACGGCGAGCCAGAACGCGACCGCTGCCACCACGGCGGCGATGCGGGCTGCGGTGCGCAGCCGACGGCGGCTGCCGTCGTCGGCCGGCTCGCGCGGCAGGAAGAGGACGGAGAAGGCCGCGAGGCCCGCCGCGGCGAGCAGGCCGAGGTAGCCCAGCCACCGGACCACGCTGAGCAGGAAGGGGGCGTCCGTCCCGGCGTCGGCGCTCGTCTCGGGTACGTCGACCACGGCGCTCGGCTCGCCGACCGAGAACGACAGCGAGCCGCCGATCGGGTGGCCGTCGGCGGAGACGAGTCGCCAGACGACGACGAGGGTGCCCTCGCCGACGTCGTCCTCGAGCTCCACGACGAGCTCGGCCTCGCGCACGGTCGCGGTCGACGCGACCACGGCGCCCGTGGCGTCGAAGACCTGGATGCCGGCGGGCACCCCGATCACCGACTCGTTGAAGGTGAAGGTGACCTGGTCGGGGGCGGCGTCGAGGACGGCGCCCTCGGCCGGGTCGGTGCTCACCAGTGTCGCGTGGGCGGACGCGGGCGCTGCCGACCCGAGCACGAGGAGCGAGGTGAGCGGGAGCAGGAGCGCCACGAGCAGCAGGGGCACGACGCGCCGGCTCCTCGAGCGGCGACCCGGTCGGCGTCCCGGCCCCGGTCGCGGGTGGGCGTCGGTCATGCTCGGCGTCGACGCATCACGAGGACGGCGCCGCTGGCCAGGCACCCGGCGGCGAGGACACCGACGGCGCCGTAGGCCATCAGGCGCCCGTCGCCGGGTCCGGCGGCGGCGGTCGGGGCGGACCCGTCGGAACCCTCGGACCCGTCGGCACCCGTCACCACGATCACCGGTGCCGGCATGTCGAGCTGCTCGCGGCTGGCGGCGTCCTCGGCGACCTCGGTCCAGGCGGACTCGCCCTCCTCGCACCGCTGGACGATCGGGAAGACCAGCTCGGCGCCCGGCTCGTCGGGCAGCCGCACCGAGAAGGCCACCTCGTCGCGCAGGGCGTCGGGCAGCGGGTCGTCGGTGCGGAAGGTGATCGACTCCCCCGCGGCCTCGGCGACCCAGCGGTCGGTGCTCGACGCGGTCAGCTCGCTGACCCCGGCCGGCATCCGCACGGCGAGCTCCGTCGTCGCCGACCCCGCGCAGCCGTGCGGGACCTCGAGGCGCACCAGCGCGGTCGCTCCGGCGGCGGTGGTGGACGCGGAGATCGTGACGTGCGCGGCCGCTGGCCCACCTGCCAGCAGGAGGATCGCGCTCACCAGGGCACCCGACACGGCCGCACGCAGCGTCGCGCGGGTGCGGTTCATGGAGTTCTCCTGGAGGGCTGGGGTGACCGTGCTCACACAACCAGCCCGTAGAACTGTTGTCAAGGATGTGAACTGCCACTACCGTGATTCACGTCACTGAAGTGAAGTCCCACGTGTGAACGAGCACGTCGAATCCCCGAAGGGAACACCCATGCCCAACATCACCGTCGAGCTGCTCAAGGGGCGCTCGGTCGACCAGCGCCGCGAGTTCGCCAAGGCCGTCGCGGACAGCGCCGTGGAGATCCTCGGCGCCCGCCGCCAGGACGTCCGCATGGTGTTCAGCGAGATCACCCCGGACATCGTGGCCAACGGTGGCGTCCTGGCCAGCGAGGACGACAGCCGCGCCGGCGTCGTCGCTGCCCTCGCCGACGACTGAGTCCGACCGCACCACCGCGCCCACGCACGACCCGGGCGCCGCAGCACCGCAACGGGACGGGCCCCGGAGGATCTCTCCTCCGGGGCCCGTCCCGTTCTCGTTGCCTAGCGCTTGCGGACCTTGATCCTCAGCTGCTCGCTGGTGGACTCCGCGGCCGCGCTGCCCGCGTAGGTCACGGTCAGCCTGATCCGCTTGCCCTTCGCCTTCGGCAGCTGGATGAAGACGCGACCGTCCTTCAGCGTCCCGGAGAGCGTCTTGCCCCCCGCGATCGTGAAGTCCACGTCACCGGTGACCGCCACGCCGTCAGGTGCCTCGAGGGAGACCCTGATCGTGGCGCGGTTGCCCTTCTTCACCTTCGACGGCGCCTTGACCGTCATCTCGGGCACGACCTTCGCGACCACGACCGACACCGTCGAGGACGACGGCTTGTGGCCGGCGTCGCCGAGGTAGCGCAGCGTGAGGGCGTAGGTCCCGGGCAGCAGGCCCTTGGCCGCGAGCTCGAGCCTGGCCTGGCCCGAGGCGAGCGTGCCGGTGCCCACCACGTCGGTGCCGCTGACCAGCTCGACCTTGCCCGTGGCCGTCGCCGGGGCGACGCTGACCACGAGGTTGCCGGCCTGGCCGTAGGTGTACGACGCCGAGGCGCCTGCCACCGCGGAGTTGACCGGACCGGTCTCGCCACCGTTGCCGCCACCGTTGCCGCCGCCGTTGCCCGTGGGCTTGACGGTGATCGTGACCGTCGCCGGTGTCGAGGCGACCTTGCCGTCGTTGGCGACGTAGGTGAACGTGTCCTTGCCCACGAAGCCCGCGTCGGGGGTGTAGGTGAAGGAGCCGTTCGCCCGCACCTCGACCGTGCCGTTGATCGGCTGGGTCGCACCACCGGCGGTGAGCACGTCACCGTCGGCGTCGGTGTCGTTGCCGAGGACGCCTGGCGCCGCCAGGGTCAGCGGCTCACCGGAGATGGTGCTGAACGCGTCGTCCACCGCCACCGGGGCCCGGTTGGGCGTCTGGGGCTGGCCCGTCACCGTGATGGTCACCGTCGTGGCCGCCGACTTCGACGTCCCGTCGTTGGCCCGGTAGGTGAAGGTGTCCGTCCCCGTGAAGCCCGCGTCGGGCTTGTAGGTGAACGAGCCGTTGGCGGACATCACGACCACACCGCTGGCGGGCTGCACCACGTCACCGGCCGTGAGGGTCGCGCCCTCGGCGTCGGTGTCGTTGGCCAGGACGCCGGGCGCGGGAACCGTGAGGGTCTCCCCCGCCGTGGCGGCGTAGGCGTCGGGCGCACCGACCGGCGAGGCGTTCGACGTGGCCGAGAAGATCGCCTGGACCTCCTGCTCGCTCAGCTCGTAGCCGTAGATGCGGAAGTCGTCGACCCGCTCGGTGGGACGCGGGTCGTTCCAGCTGCCGTTGCCGATGAAGTTGGCGGTGGTGCCGCCGTCGGCGATGTCACCGATGGTGACCGGGATGTTGTCCCGGGTGCCGCCGGCCTGCAGGACACCGTTGAAGTAGATCTTCACCGTCGTCCCGGTTCCCGTGGGCGACTTGCCCAGGGTCACCGCGACGTGCGTCCACTGGTTCAGCGGCAGGTCCGTGTTGCCCGTGAGCTGGGTGCGGTACTGCTCGCCGTTGTTCATGCGCAGCGTGGCGGCGAAGCCCCGGGTCCCGTTCTCCGTCCTGGACTGCAGGAGCAGGAACTCCGTCGTGTCCTTGCCGATCTGGACGTGGGTGGTCCAGTTGGGCAGGGCGGTGGGACGGATCCAGGTGGAGATCGTCGCGTCCGTGGCCATGCCGAACGTGACGTCGTTCGGCAGCTGGACGTGACCGCCACCCGGGAGGTTGACGGCGTTGCCGTACTTGCCCTCCGTGCTCCAGGCGGCGTTGCCCGTGAGCGTGGCGTTGCCGATGGCCGGGTCGGATCCCGAGTTGGCCGCCGTGGTGCCGGTTCCCTCGTCGAACTTGTAGTGGACGGGGATGCCCTCACCCACCGGCGGACGGGCCACCGTGTGCTGGACCGTGCCGGTCGAGTCGCGCCAACCGGCGGCCGCGGTGAAGCGGACCTCGATGGTGTGGGCACGGGGGGTCAGCGTGACGGCCGGGAAGGAGACCTGGCCGTTGGTGACCGTGGCCTGGCTGCCGACGCTCTCGCCGTCGACCCACAGGTCGGCGACACCGGTCGGGTTCGCGTTGGCCGAGTCCTTGACCGTCGCCGACACCGTGATGGGGGTGTTGAACGGCGACGGGGAGGCCGGCGTGACGCTGACCGTCGTGGTGGTGTTGAGCGCCGTGCCGTCGGCGTACATCCCGGCGACGTCGGCGTCGGACAGGGCCGAGGTGTAGAGGCGCACGTCGTCCATCAGGCCGTTGTAGGCCGGGTCCGGATAGCCGTTGCGGCCGAGCCAGTTGTTCGTCGTGGGACCGATGTCGGTCATGGTGAGCGTCAGGTTGTTGTTCGTGGCGACCTTCGCGCCGTTGAGGTAGAGCGATCCGACGGCACCCTGGCGCGTGAACACGACGTGGTTCCACTGACCGGCCACGACGTCCTTGGTCGGGGTCGCGTAGACGCGCTCCTGGACGTTGCTGCCCTTCTTCTTGAACGTCGCAGCCAGGCCGGTGTTGCCGCTCGCCTGGGTCTGCATCTGGATCTGGAAGAAGCTGCCGGCGTCGCCGAGCCCGTCGCCGATGTGGAACATGCCGATCCAGTTGCCCTTCTCGTCCGGGCGCGCCCAGAACGAGGTGGTGAAGTTCGCCTCGTTCTGCAGCAGGTTGTCCGGAAGGTCCACGGCGTTGGCGTTGGTGCCGCCCAGCAGGTCGACCGACTTGCCGGTGACGCCGCTCGTGCTCCAGGTGGTGCTGCCCGTCAGCACGGCGTCACCGACGGTGGTGTCGGAGCCCGTGTTGGCGGCGGTGGTGCCGGTGCCCTCGTCGAACTGGTACGACACCTGGGCGTCGGCGACCCCGAGGCCCGTGCCCACGACGACGAGGTCGTCGAGGACGAGGCCGGCGGCACCGCTGCCGGTGATCGTCAGGTCCTGCTGCCGCCTGGTGGCGACGAAGGTCCCGGCGAAGGTCTCGAACGCGGCGGTGGAGGCCGTCGTGCTCGTCAGGGCCTGCGAGAGGTTGGCGACAGCCAGGGTCGCCGTGCCCGGCGCAGTGCCGGCCGTGCGGCTGTCACGGGCGTAGCGCACCGACACGCGGTACTCCTTGCCCACGTCCAGTCCCTTGATGGTGCGGGTCAGCTTGCCGGCCGTGCCCACCGCGAGGTGGTAGCCGGTGCCACCGAGGCCGCCCATGCTGCCGCCGCTGGCGCGCGTGAGCCGGACCTCGTTGTCGACCTTCCAGGGCGACATCCGGCCGTTGCCGGGAGCCACCACGACGTCGTCGGTCGAGTAGCCACCCGACAGGTACGACGCCGGGATCCGCGGGTACTCGAACTGGTCGACCACCGTGGGGGCCGGCTTGTTCATCTTCACCGTCGGGTCGATCTGGACGATGTTGGCGACCGACGGCGTGCCGTTGCTCCACACGAAGACCATGTAGGCGCCGGGAGGCGCGAAGTTGGCGTTCGTCGGGGAGGTGATGTTGACGGTGTTGCCGCTGGTCGTGAAGGCCAGGTCCTGGAAGTTCTGGTCGTTGTTGAAGCCGTGGGTGACCGAACCGTTGCGGACCAGGGTGACCCGGTCGACCGTCTTGTCGGACGTCAGCGAGAACGAGCCGTTGTATGCGATCCGCTTCGGGGCGTTGGTGACCACCGGACGCACGGCCGGGGTGTTGCCGTCGAAGAGGTAGGCCGGGGAGTAGTACTCGACGTCGGTGTAGTTGTGCGGGCCGGGAGCACCGCCACCACCGATCATGATCCGGCCGTCGGGCAGGAGCAGCGCGGTCGAGTGGTAGAGCCGGGCGTGCTCGTAGGGGATCTTGACCTCGGTCCACTGCGAGCCGCTGGGAGCGTCCGGGTTCCAGATCTCGGCGTTGGTGACGTAGCCGGACTGGCCGTTGTTGTCGCGCGAGCCACCGGTGACGATGACCTTGCCGTCGGGCATGACCGTCGAGGACGCCCAGTGGCGGGCGTACTTCATCGGGTCGGTCGCGGCGACCACCGGGCTGGCGGTGCCACCCGAGATGTCGACGGTGAAGCCGGCGCGGGCGCCGGCGGGGCCGCCGCCGTTGGCCCACCAGCCGCCACCGACCTGCAGGATCTTGCCCGGGCGGTACATCGTCGCGGTCGACGTGGCGCCGACCGGGTTGCCCAGGGTGCCCTGGTTGCCGCTGCCGTTGCCCAGGGTGCCGCGCATGGTGACCGCACCGTTGCCGGACGGGTCGAGCTCGAACATCTGGGTGCCGGTGATGGTGAAGACGTTGCCGTTGGTGGGGGCGACGAAGGCGCGCGGGTACCACCAGCGGTTCTCGTCCTGCGGCGCGTTGGCGCCGTCACCGTAGGCCTGGGCGCTGGTGGCGCCGGTGAGCAGCTTCCACGAGTTGCCCTGCGAGGGGTCGTAGATCTCGGGCGTCTGGACACCGGGGCCGCCGGGGCCGCCGCGCAGCGAGCCGCCCTGGACCACGATGGAACCGCTGGGCAGCGTCGTACCGGTGGGGTACCAGCGCGGGTAGTTCATCGGCGCCTCGTTCTTGAGGCCCGCACCCGAGGAGTAGCTGGTGACACCGATGGCGGCGTCGTTCGGGGCGTTGCCGCCGAGGCTGTCGTCACCACCGACGGTGAAGGTCGAGCGGCGGTGCGGCATCTGCACCTGCATCGAGCAGAAGAGGTCGGTGTAGGTCGCGTTGGGCACCACGCCGGAGACGAGGTTGGCCAGCGTCCGCGGGATCTTCGGGTCCCACACGTCGATCTGGGTCTGGCCACCCTGGCTCACGCAGTCGTTGCCGCTGTAGTCGTAGGGGTTGGCGTCGGTGCAGCCCGTGCTGACGGAGCCGAAGGACTGGACCTTGCCGTCGGAGGTGAGGGCGGCGTTGATCGGCATGACGGGCCACGGGGTGACCGCGCTCATCTCGCCCTGCTGGTCCTTCTGCGGCGGCGAGCAGTCGGCCGCGAGCAGGCCGGCCGAGTAGGCCATGCCGTAGCGCAGCTGGCTGCGCACGAAGTCGTCGGCGCGGTTGTCGTCGGCGTTGCCGTCGTCACCGGAGGTCCACGTCGTCGCGTGGTGCCCGAGCGAGGAGTACCACGACCGGCCGGAGTCGATCTTCTGGCACCACGTGACGGGGTGCGAGGTGCCCTCCTCGCCGATGCGCCCGCCGCTGTACGTCGACTCGTCGACGGTGACCAGCGTCTTGACGTTCTGGGTCGGGTTGACGTCCCACTCGTACCACTCGTCGGTGTAGGACAGCGGTGACTCGAGGCCCTGCGTGAGCGGGCTGGCCGCGTCGGAGACCGAGATGGTGCCCCGGTAGCCGCCCGCCGGCTCGGGGTGGCCGGTGGCGGCCGCGCCGACGAGGCGGCGGTAGAAGGGGTTCACGTCGTGCTCGGTCTGGTCGGGCGACCACGCGGTGTAGTGGATGCCGACGAAGCCGCCGCCGCCGCGGATGTAGGACTCGAGCGCGGTGCGCTGGTCGGTGTTGAACAGCACGCCGGCGGTGTGGGCGAAGACCAGGAGGTCCTTGCTCGCCAGGTTCTCGGGCGTGAAGGCGGAGGCGCTGGTCGTCTCCTGGATGTCGGCGACGGCAGCGCTCTGGCCGTTGTTGTCGAGGCCGTACTGCGAGGCCAGCGCGTTGGCCATCTCGCGCACGGCGGCGCGCGTGTTGGCCACGGAGCCGTGCACGCCGTCACCGCTGCTGAACAGCAGGACGCGCAGCACGTCGTCGTCGCCGGGAGCGGCTGCGGCGACGGGCGCGGCGGTGACCGCGGACAGCGGCAGGGCCACCGCGGTGGCGGCCGCGATGGCCACGAGGTGCTTCAGCGCGCGACCGGATCCTCTGGTCTGGCGTCCTGACGGGCGCCGGCTGGCTGATCTGGAGAACAGGTTCATCAACGATTCCCTAGGGCTCGGCGGGGCGGAGCTCGATGGGCGGCGGGTGCGGGCAGCGCTCACGGAGTCACGAGGGTGGAGACAGGCTGAACGTATGACGGCCGTCACACAGAGTCAAGAACTCTGTCCAGAATTGTGAACTCTTTGCTAATTGCGTTCAGATACATGAAAACAGGCCTGGGCGGCCGATCCCCCGCACGGGGTCGACCACCCAGACCTGGTCCGGGGGGTGTGCTGCTCGGGGCAGCGTCAGGGTGTGCTCACCGGCGTACGCGCGCGCTGCCGCCGCCGGCGAGCGCACGGACCTCCGCCGCCGTCGCCATGGACGTGTCGCCGGGCGTGGTCATCGCCAGCGCGCCGTGGGCGGCGCCGAGCTCGAGGCACTGCTGGAGGGGCTCGCCCTCGAGCAGGCCGTAGACGAGGCCGGAGGCGAAGCCGTCGCCGCCGCCGACCCGGTCGAAGATGCCCAGGTGGTCACGCGGGGTGGAGGCGAGCACGCCCGTCTCCGGGGACCACGCGATGGCCTGCCAGTCGTTGTCGCTGGCCGAGTGGACCGTGCGCAGCGTCGTGGCGATCACCTTGAACCACGGCATCTTCTCCGCGACCGTGCCGACCATCGCCTCGAAGCTGTCCATCGGCAGCGAGCTCAGGTTCTCGTCGACGTGGGCGACCTCGAAGCCGAGAGCGGCGGTGAAGTCCTCCTCGTTGCCGATCATCACGTCGACGTGCCCGGCGAGCCGGGTGTTGACGTCACGGGCGAACTCCTGGCCACCGATCCCGGCCCACAGGCTGGGGCGGTAGTTGAGGTCGAAGGAGACGATCGTGCCGTGCTTCTGCGCAGCCGCCATCGCCTC is a window of Nocardioides oleivorans DNA encoding:
- a CDS encoding LamG-like jellyroll fold domain-containing protein, whose translation is MNLFSRSASRRPSGRQTRGSGRALKHLVAIAAATAVALPLSAVTAAPVAAAAPGDDDVLRVLLFSSGDGVHGSVANTRAAVREMANALASQYGLDNNGQSAAVADIQETTSASAFTPENLASKDLLVFAHTAGVLFNTDQRTALESYIRGGGGFVGIHYTAWSPDQTEHDVNPFYRRLVGAAATGHPEPAGGYRGTISVSDAASPLTQGLESPLSYTDEWYEWDVNPTQNVKTLVTVDESTYSGGRIGEEGTSHPVTWCQKIDSGRSWYSSLGHHATTWTSGDDGNADDNRADDFVRSQLRYGMAYSAGLLAADCSPPQKDQQGEMSAVTPWPVMPINAALTSDGKVQSFGSVSTGCTDANPYDYSGNDCVSQGGQTQIDVWDPKIPRTLANLVSGVVPNATYTDLFCSMQVQMPHRRSTFTVGGDDSLGGNAPNDAAIGVTSYSSGAGLKNEAPMNYPRWYPTGTTLPSGSIVVQGGSLRGGPGGPGVQTPEIYDPSQGNSWKLLTGATSAQAYGDGANAPQDENRWWYPRAFVAPTNGNVFTITGTQMFELDPSGNGAVTMRGTLGNGSGNQGTLGNPVGATSTATMYRPGKILQVGGGWWANGGGPAGARAGFTVDISGGTASPVVAATDPMKYARHWASSTVMPDGKVIVTGGSRDNNGQSGYVTNAEIWNPDAPSGSQWTEVKIPYEHARLYHSTALLLPDGRIMIGGGGAPGPHNYTDVEYYSPAYLFDGNTPAVRPVVTNAPKRIAYNGSFSLTSDKTVDRVTLVRNGSVTHGFNNDQNFQDLAFTTSGNTVNITSPTNANFAPPGAYMVFVWSNGTPSVANIVQIDPTVKMNKPAPTVVDQFEYPRIPASYLSGGYSTDDVVVAPGNGRMSPWKVDNEVRLTRASGGSMGGLGGTGYHLAVGTAGKLTRTIKGLDVGKEYRVSVRYARDSRTAGTAPGTATLAVANLSQALTSTTASTAAFETFAGTFVATRRQQDLTITGSGAAGLVLDDLVVVGTGLGVADAQVSYQFDEGTGTTAANTGSDTTVGDAVLTGSTTWSTSGVTGKSVDLLGGTNANAVDLPDNLLQNEANFTTSFWARPDEKGNWIGMFHIGDGLGDAGSFFQIQMQTQASGNTGLAATFKKKGSNVQERVYATPTKDVVAGQWNHVVFTRQGAVGSLYLNGAKVATNNNLTLTMTDIGPTTNNWLGRNGYPDPAYNGLMDDVRLYTSALSDADVAGMYADGTALNTTTTVSVTPASPSPFNTPITVSATVKDSANANPTGVADLWVDGESVGSQATVTNGQVSFPAVTLTPRAHTIEVRFTAAAGWRDSTGTVQHTVARPPVGEGIPVHYKFDEGTGTTAANSGSDPAIGNATLTGNAAWSTEGKYGNAVNLPGGGHVQLPNDVTFGMATDATISTWIRPTALPNWTTHVQIGKDTTEFLLLQSRTENGTRGFAATLRMNNGEQYRTQLTGNTDLPLNQWTHVAVTLGKSPTGTGTTVKIYFNGVLQAGGTRDNIPVTIGDIADGGTTANFIGNGSWNDPRPTERVDDFRIYGYELSEQEVQAIFSATSNASPVGAPDAYAATAGETLTVPAPGVLANDTDAEGATLTAGDVVQPASGVVVMSANGSFTYKPDAGFTGTDTFTYRANDGTSKSAATTVTITVTGQPQTPNRAPVAVDDAFSTISGEPLTLAAPGVLGNDTDADGDVLTAGGATQPINGTVEVRANGSFTYTPDAGFVGKDTFTYVANDGKVASTPATVTITVKPTGNGGGNGGGNGGETGPVNSAVAGASASYTYGQAGNLVVSVAPATATGKVELVSGTDVVGTGTLASGQARLELAAKGLLPGTYALTLRYLGDAGHKPSSSTVSVVVAKVVPEMTVKAPSKVKKGNRATIRVSLEAPDGVAVTGDVDFTIAGGKTLSGTLKDGRVFIQLPKAKGKRIRLTVTYAGSAAAESTSEQLRIKVRKR